Proteins from one Salinispora arenicola genomic window:
- a CDS encoding helix-turn-helix transcriptional regulator, with amino-acid sequence MYIWLVTSRRTALRQVLHRTTGAMTAQQVADEVGWPVETTRLHLEELVGAQLAERVPGAPRGRGRPPMTYRATIGMDTTGPTQYRLLAGLLARTLRDRPNSRALARDAGQAWAFEHPTDAVDGAPLTRATTALTSRFGAHEFAPTATRTGDRADITLWHCPFLDLIADYGDVICSLHDGMVDGITRVAAGTSVTAHLTAFPRPDSCRITLTRRTRREQ; translated from the coding sequence GTGTATATTTGGCTCGTGACGAGTCGGCGAACAGCCCTGCGGCAGGTTCTCCACCGGACAACCGGTGCCATGACCGCCCAGCAGGTCGCGGACGAGGTGGGCTGGCCGGTCGAGACCACCCGGCTGCACCTGGAAGAGCTGGTAGGCGCGCAGCTCGCCGAACGCGTACCCGGCGCGCCTCGCGGCCGGGGCCGCCCACCGATGACCTATCGCGCGACGATCGGTATGGACACCACCGGACCCACCCAGTACCGCCTGCTGGCGGGGCTCCTCGCGCGCACGTTGCGCGACAGGCCGAATAGTCGCGCACTCGCACGTGACGCCGGACAGGCGTGGGCATTCGAGCACCCGACGGACGCTGTCGACGGCGCCCCACTCACCCGTGCCACAACCGCGCTCACCTCGCGCTTCGGGGCCCATGAGTTCGCGCCGACGGCCACCCGCACCGGGGACCGTGCCGACATCACGTTGTGGCACTGCCCCTTCCTCGACCTCATAGCTGACTACGGCGACGTCATCTGTTCCCTACACGACGGCATGGTGGACGGGATCACCCGCGTCGCTGCCGGGACGTCGGTGACGGCCCACCTCACGGCTTTTCCGCGACCTGACTCGTGTCGGATCACGTTGACCCGACGCACCCGAAGGGAACAGTAA
- a CDS encoding antibiotic biosynthesis monooxygenase family protein, with product MSIVKINAIDIIEGHGDEFVERFSARPQKIEHADGFEGFQVLRPTDGRTTWLVVTQWRDTEAYDAWYATRPHRAPESVTYADKWELLSFDVLTAADPS from the coding sequence ATGAGCATCGTCAAAATTAACGCGATCGACATCATCGAAGGTCACGGTGACGAATTCGTCGAACGGTTCTCGGCACGCCCGCAGAAGATCGAACATGCGGACGGGTTCGAGGGCTTCCAGGTGCTGCGTCCGACCGACGGCCGCACGACCTGGTTGGTGGTCACCCAGTGGCGTGACACCGAGGCGTACGACGCCTGGTACGCCACCCGTCCGCACCGCGCTCCCGAATCGGTGACCTACGCCGACAAGTGGGAGCTGTTGTCCTTCGATGTCCTCACCGCGGCCGACCCCTCCTGA
- a CDS encoding NAD(P)/FAD-dependent oxidoreductase — protein MKHRIVVLGAGYAGATAAGRLARRLHPDGTEITVVNADAEFVERVRMHQLATGQRLSPRQLRDIYGGTGVRLRLARVTAVDVDQKIVTLVDEHGAGEIAYDTLVYALGSTAADHGVPGVAEHAHDVAGKQSALRLRDRLAGLGAGENILVVGGGLTGLEVATEIAEARSDLTVAIATRGGLGDWLDAGARRHLRRVFDRLGIAVHEHTDIAQVEATSAITGDGRTVPARVTVWTTGLAVHPIAAATTLELAETGQVIVDATMRAISHPDVYAVGDAAIADGPGGKPLRMSCASGIPMGWQAADAIAARLTDREVPKVSLRYFNQCISLGRRDGLIQFVTADDQAKTSFITGKMAARYKEAVCKGAAWSIVHPTLLLPTRRRLTTTTRKEWRTATA, from the coding sequence ATGAAGCACCGCATCGTCGTCCTCGGAGCCGGATACGCAGGAGCCACCGCCGCCGGACGTCTCGCCCGGCGGCTGCACCCCGACGGTACCGAGATCACTGTCGTCAACGCCGACGCCGAGTTCGTCGAGCGGGTCCGTATGCACCAACTCGCGACCGGACAACGCCTCAGCCCCCGCCAGCTGCGCGACATCTACGGGGGTACGGGCGTGCGGCTGCGACTGGCACGGGTCACCGCCGTCGACGTCGATCAGAAGATCGTCACGCTCGTCGATGAGCACGGTGCCGGCGAGATCGCCTACGACACCCTCGTCTACGCGCTCGGTAGCACCGCCGCCGACCACGGTGTTCCCGGCGTCGCCGAGCATGCCCACGATGTGGCCGGCAAGCAGTCCGCGCTGCGGCTACGCGACCGCCTGGCCGGCCTCGGCGCCGGCGAGAACATCCTGGTCGTTGGCGGGGGCCTCACCGGCCTCGAGGTCGCTACCGAGATCGCCGAGGCGCGGTCGGACCTCACCGTCGCGATCGCCACCCGTGGCGGCCTCGGTGACTGGCTCGACGCCGGGGCGCGGCGTCACCTGCGACGGGTCTTCGACCGGCTTGGCATCGCCGTCCACGAGCACACCGACATCGCCCAGGTCGAGGCGACCAGTGCGATCACCGGCGACGGCCGGACCGTCCCGGCGCGGGTGACGGTCTGGACGACCGGCTTGGCCGTTCACCCCATCGCCGCCGCCACGACCCTGGAACTCGCCGAAACAGGGCAGGTGATCGTGGACGCCACCATGCGGGCGATCTCGCACCCGGACGTGTATGCGGTCGGTGACGCCGCGATCGCCGATGGGCCCGGTGGCAAGCCGCTACGGATGTCCTGCGCCTCAGGAATCCCCATGGGCTGGCAGGCCGCTGACGCCATCGCCGCGCGCCTCACCGATCGGGAGGTCCCGAAGGTCTCGCTCCGGTACTTCAACCAGTGCATCAGTCTTGGCCGCCGGGACGGGCTCATCCAGTTCGTCACCGCCGACGACCAGGCCAAGACGTCCTTCATCACCGGAAAGATGGCGGCTCGCTACAAGGAAGCGGTCTGCAAGGGCGCGGCCTGGAGCATCGTCCACCCCACGCTGTTGCTTCCGACTCGTCGTCGCCTCACCACCACGACCCGGAAGGAGTGGCGCACCGCCACCGCATGA
- a CDS encoding RNA polymerase sigma-70 factor: MLLSSHEVELFEHSRARLEAIAYRLLGSASDAEDAVQDTFLRWQAADRRHVQTPEAWLTKVLTNLCLNQLTSARARRETYVGTWLPEPVLAGDRMLGPVDTVERRESVSMAVLALMERLSANERVVYVLREAFGYSHGEIAEILDLTESNCQQIYRRAKQHIVTDRVRTEADASSTRKIVEEFLVAATNGKIQRLVELLADDATSIGDGGGKIPARTTPITGALTVARFLRGLFKPTSAKRDLIGGRPAVYAGVVNGGPAVVFVIGDRVVGVMSLHVTSEGISAIHTQVNPDKLARVTRLWSGSEHGEPLLEAW; encoded by the coding sequence ATGCTGCTGAGTTCGCACGAGGTCGAGCTGTTCGAGCACTCCAGGGCCCGCCTGGAGGCGATCGCCTACCGTCTGCTCGGCTCGGCGAGCGACGCGGAGGATGCGGTTCAGGACACATTTCTGCGGTGGCAGGCCGCCGATCGCCGCCACGTCCAGACGCCCGAGGCATGGCTGACGAAGGTGCTCACCAATCTGTGCCTCAACCAGCTCACCTCGGCGCGGGCCAGGCGCGAGACGTATGTGGGCACGTGGCTTCCCGAGCCGGTACTCGCCGGAGACCGGATGCTCGGCCCGGTCGACACCGTCGAGCGACGGGAGTCGGTCTCGATGGCGGTGCTCGCCCTCATGGAGCGGCTTTCGGCCAACGAGCGTGTCGTGTATGTGCTCCGCGAGGCATTCGGTTACTCGCACGGTGAGATCGCCGAGATCCTCGACCTCACCGAGTCGAACTGCCAACAGATCTACCGGCGTGCCAAGCAGCACATCGTCACGGACCGGGTGCGTACGGAAGCAGACGCGAGCAGCACGCGGAAGATCGTCGAGGAGTTCCTCGTCGCGGCCACCAACGGCAAGATCCAGCGGTTGGTCGAGCTGTTGGCCGACGACGCGACGAGTATCGGCGATGGCGGTGGCAAGATCCCGGCCCGGACCACGCCGATCACCGGAGCGCTGACGGTGGCGAGGTTCCTCCGCGGCCTGTTCAAGCCCACCAGTGCCAAACGCGACCTGATCGGCGGCCGGCCTGCCGTCTACGCCGGTGTCGTCAACGGCGGGCCCGCGGTGGTGTTCGTGATCGGCGACCGGGTCGTCGGCGTCATGTCCCTGCACGTGACGTCCGAGGGCATCTCGGCCATCCACACCCAGGTCAACCCCGACAAGCTTGCCCGCGTCACACGGCTGTGGTCCGGGTCCGAGCACGGCGAACCCCTCCTCGAAGCCTGGTGA
- a CDS encoding DUF1905 domain-containing protein, which yields MIVTFEAELWNWSARRADSWTFVSLPTDASEEIRELSGPPRRGFGSLRVQVTVGDSTWATSIFPDKERSCYVLPVKRAIREAESIEAGDVATVRIELLE from the coding sequence GTGATCGTCACCTTCGAAGCCGAGCTGTGGAACTGGAGTGCCCGGCGTGCGGACAGTTGGACCTTCGTCAGCCTGCCCACCGACGCGTCGGAGGAGATCCGTGAGCTGTCCGGACCGCCGCGTCGTGGTTTCGGCTCGCTGCGGGTCCAGGTCACGGTAGGCGACAGCACATGGGCGACATCCATCTTCCCGGACAAGGAACGAAGCTGTTACGTGCTGCCCGTCAAACGAGCTATCCGCGAGGCGGAATCCATCGAGGCCGGCGACGTGGCAACCGTGCGCATCGAACTCCTCGAGTAG
- the recD2 gene encoding SF1B family DNA helicase RecD2: MADVTAAPRPALATLEAVLERLTYVNEETGYTVARVATDGGGDLLTVVGALLGAQPGESLRLHGRWSSHPKYGRQFEVDSYTTVLPATIQGIQRYLGSGLVKGIGPVFAERIVAHFGLDTLRIIEEEPGRLVEVPGLGPKRTAKITAAWEEQRAIKEVMVFLQGVGVSTSLAVRIYKQYGDTSTDVVTKEPYRLAADVWGIGFKTADTIAQAVGIPHDSPQRVMAGLQYTLSEATDNGHCYLPEPELVTDATKILDVPADLVARCLDDLVADEGVVRDTLPGSDAESVRAVYLVPFYRAERSLASSLLRLLSHGNDRLPHFVGVDWAKALAWLRARTGNDLAPEQEQAVRLALTSKVAVLTGGPGCGKSFTVRSIVELAAAKKAKVTLVAPTGRAAKRLSELTGHPAATVHRLLQLRPGGDASYDRDNPLDVDLLVVDEASMLDLILANKLVKAVPPDAHLLLVGDVDQLPSVGAGEVLRDLLAAPTVPRVRLTQIFRQAAQSGVVTNAHRINAGRPPLLQGLPDFFLFACDDTEAAAARTVDVACTRIPAKFRLDPRRDVQVLTPMHRGPAGSGTLNTLLQQRLTPHQEGLPERRAGGRVFRVGDKVTQIRNNYDKGQAGVFNGTLGIVTDLSAEEQTLTVRTDEDESIDYDFDELDELAHAYAMTIHRSQGSEYPAVVIPLTTSAWMMLQRNLLYTAVTRAKRLVVLVGSRRALSAAVRTVGAGRRHTALNHRLDAATDR, encoded by the coding sequence ATGGCCGACGTGACCGCTGCGCCCCGTCCCGCCCTGGCGACACTCGAGGCGGTGTTGGAGCGGCTCACGTACGTCAACGAGGAGACCGGTTACACCGTCGCCCGGGTGGCCACCGACGGCGGTGGTGACCTGCTGACGGTGGTGGGCGCTCTGCTGGGCGCGCAGCCAGGGGAGAGCCTGCGGCTGCACGGTCGGTGGTCCTCGCACCCCAAGTACGGTCGACAGTTCGAGGTCGACTCGTACACCACGGTCCTACCCGCCACGATTCAGGGCATCCAGCGCTACCTCGGCTCGGGCCTGGTGAAGGGCATCGGACCGGTGTTCGCCGAACGGATCGTCGCCCACTTCGGCCTGGACACGCTGCGGATCATCGAGGAGGAACCGGGCCGCCTGGTGGAGGTCCCGGGGCTGGGCCCCAAACGCACCGCGAAGATCACCGCGGCGTGGGAGGAACAGCGGGCCATCAAGGAGGTCATGGTCTTTCTTCAGGGTGTCGGCGTCTCGACCTCCCTCGCGGTACGGATCTACAAGCAGTACGGCGACACCTCCACCGACGTGGTCACCAAGGAGCCGTACCGGCTGGCGGCCGACGTGTGGGGCATCGGCTTCAAGACCGCCGACACCATCGCCCAGGCGGTCGGCATCCCCCACGACAGCCCACAGCGGGTCATGGCCGGCCTGCAGTACACACTCTCCGAGGCCACTGACAACGGCCACTGCTACCTGCCCGAGCCCGAGTTGGTCACGGACGCCACGAAGATCCTCGACGTGCCCGCCGATCTCGTCGCCCGCTGCCTCGACGACCTGGTCGCCGACGAGGGGGTCGTTCGCGACACGCTGCCCGGCAGCGACGCCGAGTCGGTGCGCGCCGTGTATCTGGTGCCGTTCTATCGGGCGGAGAGGTCGCTCGCCTCCAGCCTGCTGCGCCTGCTCAGCCATGGAAACGATCGGTTGCCTCACTTCGTCGGCGTCGACTGGGCCAAGGCCCTGGCCTGGCTGAGGGCACGCACCGGTAACGACCTCGCTCCCGAGCAGGAGCAGGCGGTTCGGCTCGCGCTGACCTCGAAGGTCGCGGTGCTGACCGGTGGGCCGGGGTGCGGCAAGAGCTTCACCGTCCGTTCCATCGTCGAACTCGCCGCCGCCAAGAAGGCCAAGGTCACCCTGGTGGCACCGACCGGACGTGCCGCCAAGCGCCTGTCCGAGCTGACCGGACATCCCGCCGCCACCGTGCATCGGCTGCTGCAACTGCGCCCCGGCGGGGACGCCTCCTACGATCGGGACAACCCGCTCGACGTCGATCTACTCGTCGTGGATGAGGCCTCCATGCTCGACCTCATCCTCGCCAACAAACTCGTCAAGGCCGTCCCACCCGACGCCCACCTGCTCCTGGTCGGGGACGTCGACCAACTTCCCTCGGTCGGCGCCGGCGAGGTGCTGCGCGATCTGCTCGCCGCCCCCACCGTTCCGCGGGTGCGGCTGACCCAAATCTTCCGCCAGGCCGCCCAGTCCGGCGTCGTCACCAACGCACACCGCATCAACGCCGGCCGCCCGCCCCTGCTCCAGGGCCTGCCGGATTTCTTCCTGTTCGCCTGCGACGACACCGAGGCCGCCGCCGCCCGCACCGTAGACGTCGCCTGTACCCGCATCCCCGCCAAGTTCCGGCTCGACCCCCGCCGGGACGTGCAGGTCCTCACCCCCATGCACCGTGGACCCGCCGGCTCCGGGACGCTGAACACCCTGCTCCAGCAACGACTCACCCCCCATCAGGAAGGGCTACCGGAGCGGCGCGCGGGCGGGCGGGTGTTCCGCGTCGGCGACAAAGTCACCCAGATCCGCAACAACTACGACAAGGGTCAGGCCGGTGTCTTCAATGGCACCCTCGGCATCGTCACCGATCTCTCGGCCGAGGAACAGACCCTGACGGTACGCACCGACGAGGACGAGAGCATCGACTACGACTTCGACGAACTCGACGAGCTGGCCCACGCCTACGCCATGACCATCCACCGCTCGCAGGGCTCCGAATACCCTGCTGTCGTCATCCCCCTGACCACCAGCGCGTGGATGATGCTGCAACGCAACCTGCTCTACACCGCCGTCACCCGCGCCAAACGACTCGTCGTCCTCGTCGGCTCCCGCCGGGCCCTCAGTGCCGCTGTCCGCACCGTCGGCGCCGGCCGCCGGCACACCGCGCTCAACCACCGTCTGGACGCCGCGACCGACCGGTAG